A single window of Paenibacillus sp. SYP-B4298 DNA harbors:
- a CDS encoding DUF6602 domain-containing protein, producing MKTKQPQTSEEKEMKRQKKEKNAISKIIGNYQTLSESLAGQLSLSTPNHGLTTGTYREEIWRTLFEQMVPRKFCIDQGVFIIDSHGRISDEVDLAIFDEQYTPYIFRYGKIKFIPIEAVAVAVQCKSTGVDGAPQWAASIRRLETSINSVARIINGLKATTLKKAQQDKDNAKLAQTYTRPILILCSLCEQFPTGDELKRSFDILLNVDEEGKLEKLIPGEKQDFNEWYMQLNHSMPEHLSTEQKDQLKSLISGADRKLGRTLEELKLVQETGEENVILSLTFQLNQLLMIINNPIFFPHSSYVEMFRNHIRPAAEQAAAKQDGESQKSGEGEGESHDNRSV from the coding sequence ATGAAGACGAAGCAGCCGCAGACTAGCGAGGAAAAAGAGATGAAGCGTCAGAAGAAGGAAAAGAACGCGATCTCCAAAATTATTGGAAATTACCAGACGTTAAGTGAATCTCTTGCCGGGCAGCTATCGTTAAGCACGCCGAATCACGGCTTGACCACCGGGACATATCGTGAAGAAATCTGGCGAACGCTGTTCGAGCAGATGGTGCCGCGCAAGTTTTGCATAGATCAAGGCGTATTTATTATTGATTCCCACGGCCGCATCTCGGATGAAGTCGATCTGGCGATCTTCGATGAACAATATACTCCCTATATCTTCAGGTATGGGAAAATCAAGTTCATCCCGATAGAGGCGGTTGCAGTGGCGGTGCAATGTAAAAGCACGGGTGTCGATGGGGCGCCCCAATGGGCAGCTTCTATTAGGCGACTGGAAACATCGATTAATTCGGTTGCTCGAATAATTAATGGCCTTAAAGCGACGACACTGAAGAAAGCTCAACAAGACAAAGACAACGCCAAGCTTGCTCAAACCTACACCAGACCGATTCTCATCCTGTGCTCGCTATGCGAGCAGTTCCCGACAGGAGACGAGCTTAAACGTAGCTTTGACATTCTCCTTAATGTAGACGAGGAGGGTAAATTAGAGAAGTTAATTCCGGGGGAGAAACAGGATTTTAACGAGTGGTACATGCAATTGAACCATTCCATGCCTGAGCACCTCTCTACGGAACAGAAGGATCAATTAAAATCATTGATCAGTGGAGCGGATAGAAAGCTAGGTAGAACGCTCGAAGAGCTCAAGCTTGTCCAGGAAACCGGAGAAGAAAACGTCATCCTGTCGTTGACCTTCCAGCTCAATCAGCTCTTGATGATTATAAATAATCCGATCTTCTTCCCGCACAGCTCTTATGTTGAGATGTTCCGTAATCATATCAGGCCTGCAGCCGAGCAAGCGGCAGCGAAGCAGGACGGAGAGTCACAAAAATCAGGAGAAGGAGAGGGAGAAAGCCATGATAATCGCTCTGTATGA
- the csx19 gene encoding type III-D CRISPR-associated protein Csx19, translated as MSTLTFQTCKDNTTLSWLCEEEEVWGKAASVLEQAQNVYAYAMLDHAVCFGTWTSGQLVLGLDGRPAPLQSLRYVQELRLFHAEGEFKAVRMEAGEKFRCRYRLDQPVEEQGKQLHIMDEQHKLWGACRKGTDEMGWSLLESGRGTKLYIPMALPEHGEAAVQVRHYIQMNQLNPGTDVESENDSIPLNRNKPGTGGEFDESVNPFQYVDERLVTFAVWTQKGGEG; from the coding sequence ATGAGCACGCTGACATTTCAAACTTGTAAGGACAATACGACTCTCTCCTGGTTGTGCGAGGAAGAGGAGGTGTGGGGCAAGGCCGCTAGCGTGCTGGAGCAGGCACAGAATGTGTATGCCTATGCGATGCTGGATCATGCGGTGTGCTTCGGAACCTGGACATCTGGTCAACTGGTGTTAGGACTGGATGGTCGTCCTGCCCCGTTGCAATCGTTGCGCTATGTTCAGGAGCTGCGGCTCTTTCACGCAGAGGGAGAGTTCAAGGCCGTGCGGATGGAAGCGGGAGAGAAATTCCGCTGTCGGTATCGTCTGGATCAGCCTGTGGAAGAACAGGGGAAGCAATTGCACATTATGGACGAGCAGCATAAGCTGTGGGGCGCCTGCCGTAAGGGAACAGATGAGATGGGCTGGTCGTTGTTGGAATCGGGCCGGGGAACCAAACTGTATATTCCAATGGCGCTACCCGAGCATGGAGAGGCGGCTGTTCAAGTTCGCCACTACATTCAGATGAATCAACTGAATCCGGGTACGGATGTTGAATCGGAGAATGATTCCATTCCATTGAACCGCAACAAGCCCGGCACGGGCGGTGAATTCGACGAGTCGGTGAATCCGTTTCAGTATGTGGATGAACGGCTTGTGACGTTCGCCGTGTGGACGCAGAAAGGGGGAGAGGGCTAG
- a CDS encoding Cas10/Cmr2 second palm domain-containing protein translates to MIIALYDVSGIQEYIFQSSRMRENIGASSIVGRVLKEHLPQVLNELKAEQKRNVVLDWEEQETFAFTDSAVDIEIVYNGGGNAMVAFRNVEDFHTVNERLSLRLLQVSYSLHLAIAAVESDGVNFVADKRRLDQRLTAVKACMLRPRPIGAFPFSEQEARSGLPITSYDQHTGHNVSTMQKLKLRQGHQDVQDRNNSSSKRWAVEMEELVRQREEDSYVAVVHIDGNGMGKQIRSRMEQWEASYSYAEAVCAMRELSSSITARFRNTFEETVAELIHSLPVDHWVKSREKLPIRPLILDGDDLTFVCLGEWGLPLAAKLLEKLHMETSESGKSEEVSMSACAGVAFVHSHYPFNLAYEISEDCCKSAKQARLTAGEEHGSYIAFEVVRGSQLDKEAGKRQSYRVGEGQMGERDYAKLDQYMRQMAVTNWPRWRLEKLYEAIKGQPELLQLYVKECESRGYSLQSLGVDKDGEDSISQTALLDALELQGMFDIEVFASALKQREGERT, encoded by the coding sequence ATGATAATCGCTCTGTATGATGTGAGCGGCATTCAGGAGTATATTTTTCAATCCAGCCGGATGCGTGAAAATATCGGCGCCTCCTCGATCGTTGGACGAGTGCTGAAGGAGCATTTGCCCCAGGTGCTGAACGAGCTCAAGGCGGAGCAGAAAAGAAATGTGGTGTTAGACTGGGAGGAGCAAGAAACCTTTGCCTTCACGGACTCCGCGGTAGACATCGAGATTGTATACAACGGGGGCGGCAATGCGATGGTCGCTTTTCGGAATGTGGAGGACTTTCACACGGTCAATGAGAGGTTATCGCTTCGGCTGCTCCAGGTCAGCTATTCGCTTCATCTGGCGATTGCGGCGGTGGAATCAGACGGTGTGAATTTTGTAGCGGACAAGAGACGGCTGGACCAGAGGCTAACTGCGGTGAAGGCGTGTATGCTGCGGCCGCGGCCGATCGGGGCATTTCCATTCTCGGAGCAGGAGGCGCGGAGCGGCTTGCCGATCACCAGCTACGACCAGCATACGGGGCACAATGTATCAACCATGCAGAAGCTAAAGCTCAGGCAAGGGCACCAGGATGTGCAAGACCGCAACAATTCCTCTTCCAAGCGGTGGGCTGTTGAAATGGAGGAGCTCGTTCGTCAGCGGGAGGAGGACAGCTATGTGGCGGTCGTTCATATCGATGGCAATGGAATGGGCAAGCAGATTCGCAGCAGGATGGAGCAATGGGAGGCTAGTTACTCTTATGCAGAAGCTGTCTGTGCCATGAGAGAGTTGTCCAGCAGCATCACCGCACGTTTTCGGAACACATTTGAGGAGACGGTTGCAGAGCTGATACATAGCCTGCCTGTTGACCACTGGGTTAAGAGTAGGGAGAAGCTGCCGATTCGTCCGCTGATTCTGGATGGCGATGACCTGACGTTCGTCTGCCTGGGGGAATGGGGACTTCCGCTTGCGGCGAAGCTGCTTGAGAAGCTGCATATGGAAACAAGCGAGTCCGGGAAGAGCGAGGAAGTATCGATGTCGGCTTGCGCCGGGGTGGCCTTTGTACATAGTCACTATCCGTTCAACCTTGCCTATGAAATTTCCGAGGATTGCTGCAAGAGTGCCAAGCAAGCACGGCTGACAGCAGGGGAGGAGCATGGGAGCTATATCGCCTTTGAGGTGGTGCGCGGCAGCCAGTTGGATAAGGAGGCAGGGAAGCGCCAGTCTTATCGTGTAGGCGAGGGGCAGATGGGGGAGCGTGACTATGCGAAGCTGGATCAGTATATGAGGCAGATGGCTGTGACCAACTGGCCGCGCTGGCGCCTGGAGAAGCTGTATGAGGCGATCAAAGGCCAGCCGGAGCTGCTGCAGTTATATGTGAAGGAATGCGAGTCGCGCGGCTACAGCCTACAATCGCTGGGTGTGGACAAGGATGGGGAAGACAGCATTAGTCAAACAGCGCTGCTGGACGCGCTTGAGCTGCAAGGGATGTTCGACATCGAGGTCTTTGCATCCGCTCTCAAGCAGAGGGAGGGGGAACGCACATGA
- a CDS encoding RAMP superfamily CRISPR-associated protein — MSNPIVKRYCLQIEGVLASPMLAGSGKDEVTDSDVIRDAYGWPYTPGSSLAGAFANYLRQCHGAEENVIQRLFGSATGFKSRLNCYHMELGDRRQVKVARRDGVKLDEYKTAVDKAKYIVETVEAGTPFKMRLEWVLRQQNVSRGFNDGAQGAASDEEKEAELLHVLIDGMADGTLTFGAKGNRGFGRLQVDKVQMIRFEHTPERIEDSQRWLVWNWDSFTHSMPWHPRESELLSTRGERTRSQVSGWHELRVELAVRQTLMIRQYASESSDYEQLRNGAGTAVIPGTSWAGALRRHIHRLMQETGLNSEVAKQKAELLFGTWLEGDASQRAKLTASLLRVEESVVCGGASLPVSRTAIDRFTGGVKSGALFTTQPWAGGKTALVLRWHERDAAGRVPTDALCGLLLWAVRDLQDGLMPIGGETAIGRGVLAEHGAVLIDGKPIESDAELHYGRAAIQWLQQEEDTDEHADISNL; from the coding sequence ATGAGCAATCCGATAGTGAAACGGTATTGTCTGCAGATCGAGGGCGTGCTTGCTTCTCCGATGCTTGCCGGCTCGGGGAAGGATGAGGTGACCGACAGTGATGTCATCCGAGATGCATACGGTTGGCCTTATACTCCGGGCAGCTCGCTTGCGGGGGCATTCGCGAATTATTTGAGACAGTGCCATGGTGCAGAGGAGAACGTTATTCAAAGGCTGTTCGGCTCGGCTACAGGCTTCAAGAGCCGATTGAACTGCTACCACATGGAGCTGGGCGACCGTAGACAAGTGAAGGTTGCGCGACGCGATGGCGTCAAGCTGGATGAATATAAGACTGCGGTCGATAAGGCCAAATATATAGTGGAAACCGTCGAGGCGGGAACTCCGTTCAAGATGCGGCTGGAGTGGGTGCTGCGTCAGCAAAACGTTAGCCGCGGCTTCAATGATGGAGCGCAAGGGGCAGCTTCCGATGAGGAGAAGGAAGCAGAGCTACTGCATGTTCTGATCGATGGAATGGCGGACGGCACTCTAACCTTTGGAGCGAAGGGCAATCGAGGGTTCGGCAGGCTTCAAGTGGACAAGGTTCAGATGATTCGGTTCGAGCATACACCAGAGCGCATAGAAGATAGCCAGAGGTGGCTGGTGTGGAATTGGGACAGCTTCACTCATTCCATGCCATGGCATCCGCGAGAAAGCGAGTTACTGTCCACCAGGGGGGAACGCACTCGGTCGCAAGTCTCGGGATGGCATGAGCTGCGGGTGGAGCTGGCGGTTCGGCAGACGCTGATGATTCGGCAATATGCTTCGGAATCAAGCGATTACGAGCAGCTACGCAATGGAGCAGGAACGGCTGTCATCCCGGGCACAAGCTGGGCGGGGGCATTGCGGCGGCACATTCATCGACTGATGCAGGAGACTGGGCTTAATTCGGAAGTAGCGAAACAGAAGGCTGAGCTGCTATTTGGCACATGGCTGGAGGGCGATGCGTCACAGCGGGCGAAGCTGACGGCCTCCCTGCTGCGCGTCGAGGAATCAGTTGTTTGTGGCGGCGCTTCATTGCCCGTATCCAGAACAGCGATTGACCGTTTTACTGGCGGGGTAAAGTCGGGAGCCCTGTTCACCACCCAGCCTTGGGCTGGTGGCAAGACAGCGCTGGTCTTGCGCTGGCATGAACGGGATGCGGCAGGAAGGGTGCCGACAGATGCCCTGTGCGGTCTGTTGCTATGGGCGGTTCGAGACCTGCAGGATGGGCTAATGCCGATTGGTGGCGAAACGGCTATCGGACGTGGCGTGCTTGCAGAGCATGGGGCGGTGCTCATCGACGGCAAGCCGATCGAAAGTGATGCAGAGCTTCATTATGGCAGGGCTGCTATCCAATGGCTGCAACAGGAGGAGGATACCGATGAGCACGCTGACATTTCAAACTTGTAA
- a CDS encoding RAMP superfamily CRISPR-associated protein: MKAGWLDIELRSELCTGTGNTTAGLIDMEIAHEHGLPIIPAKRLKGSLLEAGKELADWGVLQQDELSALFGASGEAGSAALQVYDAHLYRLPRGGETIVVEDYEELRRQLQSQQELNEQEVLEQWTSLHTRTAIAADGVAADGSLRTMRAANKGLVLRSRIELHVADEATYQQLHKTLERCVLALRSLGLATTRGSGEVRCSLSAADRFTPGQAHMELNKLETSPANGSEWVELPYRLVLEQPVIVAAEDGLDSGCEDWIPGRAMLGAFAGLYVRAFKLGERAHEEERFARIFLRGGVQFGYALPLCENRVFAPCPAVWQQVKNEDRMYDVSIERAKEQVILRNLNSMVHLDASSPAPKLWKYEVRKHVRMHHAKASNRAIGRALGQEYTAHEKVHGVLEPNQDARGQLYQYESMVAGQQFYGVLRGRQEDVKLLQELMAHQDNRLRIGRSRTAEYGNVRIHFGQEAARPLLVTGADEQRMGKYMIALVTPMLLLDEHGRPAPDPARLMEELQQELKCTISLHSMRLKYTVLSGYNSKWRLPKPQRSALDAGSALIVTTQGEGQIDLGLLESRLWGSNKGEGCGQIKVIPLPLGTTQGAEQFIPLSTDTAQGAERFIPVVSAKWSAADLQGSREHRHPLLERMVKYREEHHRQRQQLLEGAENARQDRLGAVSKTRIRQLLEWAEMDDGAYASLLERINGITDETAKSGCIRLLQPCEGKDSHFIRGYLRALELKARETGK, encoded by the coding sequence ATGAAGGCAGGGTGGCTGGACATTGAATTACGAAGTGAGCTGTGTACGGGCACGGGCAATACGACTGCCGGGTTAATCGATATGGAAATCGCACATGAGCACGGTCTGCCGATTATTCCGGCGAAGCGGCTGAAGGGCAGTCTGCTGGAGGCGGGCAAAGAGCTCGCGGATTGGGGGGTGCTGCAGCAGGATGAGCTGAGCGCGTTGTTCGGCGCAAGTGGAGAGGCAGGTAGCGCGGCGCTCCAAGTCTATGATGCTCATCTATATAGGCTGCCCCGCGGAGGCGAAACCATTGTCGTGGAGGATTATGAGGAGCTACGGCGCCAGCTTCAGAGTCAACAGGAGTTGAACGAGCAGGAGGTGCTGGAGCAATGGACCTCCTTGCATACCCGCACAGCTATCGCTGCGGATGGTGTAGCGGCGGATGGCAGTCTGCGGACGATGCGAGCGGCCAATAAGGGGCTGGTCCTGCGTAGCCGCATCGAGCTGCATGTGGCTGATGAGGCGACATACCAGCAGCTTCACAAGACGCTGGAGCGATGCGTCTTGGCGCTTCGCTCGCTCGGACTGGCGACTACACGCGGCAGCGGTGAAGTCCGCTGCAGCTTGTCTGCGGCAGATCGCTTCACCCCCGGACAAGCTCACATGGAGCTCAACAAGCTAGAGACATCGCCTGCCAACGGTTCGGAATGGGTGGAGTTGCCCTACCGCCTTGTGCTGGAGCAACCGGTTATCGTGGCGGCTGAAGACGGACTGGACAGCGGGTGTGAGGATTGGATTCCGGGCCGCGCCATGCTGGGGGCGTTCGCCGGGCTGTATGTGCGAGCGTTCAAGCTGGGTGAGCGTGCGCACGAGGAGGAACGCTTTGCGCGCATATTTCTGCGGGGCGGCGTGCAATTCGGTTATGCGCTGCCTTTGTGTGAGAACCGAGTTTTTGCGCCGTGTCCAGCCGTATGGCAGCAGGTGAAGAATGAAGACCGGATGTATGATGTATCCATCGAACGAGCCAAAGAGCAGGTCATTCTCCGTAATTTGAATAGCATGGTGCATCTGGATGCTTCCTCTCCGGCGCCAAAGCTATGGAAGTATGAGGTTCGCAAGCATGTCCGCATGCATCACGCCAAGGCGAGCAATCGGGCGATTGGCAGAGCATTGGGTCAGGAATATACGGCGCATGAAAAGGTGCACGGCGTGCTGGAGCCAAACCAGGATGCGCGCGGCCAGTTGTATCAATATGAGTCTATGGTAGCCGGGCAGCAGTTCTATGGTGTGCTGCGGGGGAGACAGGAGGACGTGAAGCTGCTCCAGGAATTGATGGCTCATCAGGACAACCGTCTCCGAATCGGACGCTCGCGCACGGCAGAGTATGGCAATGTGCGTATTCACTTCGGCCAGGAAGCAGCCAGACCGCTGCTCGTGACGGGTGCGGACGAGCAGCGGATGGGCAAGTACATGATTGCCTTGGTGACACCGATGCTGCTGCTCGATGAGCATGGAAGACCGGCTCCAGATCCTGCACGGCTGATGGAGGAGCTGCAGCAGGAGCTGAAGTGCACGATCAGCCTCCACTCCATGCGGCTGAAATATACCGTCCTGTCCGGCTATAACTCCAAATGGCGACTGCCCAAGCCACAGCGATCAGCGCTCGATGCGGGCTCGGCGCTGATCGTCACTACGCAGGGGGAAGGTCAGATCGACTTAGGCTTGCTGGAATCCAGACTGTGGGGCAGCAATAAGGGGGAAGGGTGTGGACAGATCAAGGTGATTCCGCTGCCGCTCGGTACTACCCAGGGCGCGGAGCAATTCATCCCGCTGTCGACCGATACTGCCCAGGGCGCGGAGCGATTCATTCCAGTAGTGTCTGCAAAATGGAGTGCTGCTGACCTTCAGGGAAGCCGGGAGCATCGCCATCCGTTGCTGGAAAGAATGGTAAAATACCGTGAGGAGCACCACAGGCAGAGACAGCAACTGCTTGAAGGGGCGGAGAACGCTCGCCAAGATAGGCTGGGAGCCGTCAGCAAAACCCGCATTCGCCAGCTTCTGGAGTGGGCGGAGATGGACGACGGGGCGTATGCAAGTCTGCTGGAGAGAATTAACGGGATCACGGACGAGACCGCCAAGAGCGGCTGTATTCGACTGCTCCAGCCATGCGAGGGCAAGGACAGTCACTTTATTCGGGGCTATCTGCGTGCACTGGAGCTGAAAGCGAGGGAGACGGGGAAATGA
- a CDS encoding TIGR03986 family type III CRISPR-associated RAMP protein, protein MSQNGNGKPERFVNPYNFVPLEGHCHKDAPAHANTGPLLTGYVECTLKTLTPLIIPNTSNAAALHQAEEKVEDGNSYDFFSYVNLASGGKGAANGKYERPVIPGSELRGVIRSVYEAAFNGCLSTVDLNRKLHRRTTQPKCPGLLRRNQDGGWEVEECERVMLNVKCEGEGRHGRFVSQDEYCRWREGELISVQKSRETFKTRKNFSTKFHVATDVAKGEKTDDGWVQGYLHKGEAFNSKHHESVFIPRGRTIPIADGELDRLKELLRQYADPKINRHKKDSKHSGYEQWAACLEIMEQPENKKVLELPVYYTNQRDKKIDVARYLTPAMISKEVFQTGVEELLTENGGYQPCDDRGRLCPACSLFGMTGDRSLASRVRFSDGEWLDNGSPNYSLMTLTLPELGEPKPGTVEFYTFPVTKQSSEGYGFPIWTYDYVTPGIQYLKKGQLKIRGRKFYWHHEPFGNPNGVSTNPYPADDQLSSMKQRVRAVDKGQAFTCRIYFDAVTAEELNRLRWALTFENADCAHKMGRGKPLGFGSVQVEMERIMVRQLDSSSGRRSVQELDQGILEGARLGETAGMKQLKKILNWSRKPSHVSYPLGDDNKDSGTSNSTASHQWFSANKSIKRGFFAKVLPTIDEELDKNSPHKWLNKLTKSGSNNKGQNKYSKNYGRDNRNSKTR, encoded by the coding sequence GTGAGTCAGAATGGAAATGGTAAGCCAGAGCGCTTTGTTAATCCGTATAATTTTGTCCCGCTGGAGGGTCATTGCCATAAGGATGCGCCAGCGCATGCTAATACAGGGCCGCTGCTCACCGGATATGTGGAGTGTACGCTGAAGACGCTGACGCCCCTGATCATTCCTAATACCTCCAATGCTGCGGCACTGCATCAGGCTGAGGAGAAGGTGGAGGATGGCAACAGCTATGACTTTTTCTCCTACGTTAACCTGGCATCTGGGGGGAAGGGAGCGGCCAACGGGAAATATGAACGGCCGGTCATTCCCGGCTCGGAGCTGCGCGGCGTGATTCGCAGCGTCTATGAAGCGGCCTTCAATGGCTGTCTGTCCACGGTCGATCTGAACCGCAAGCTGCATCGGCGCACAACGCAGCCGAAATGTCCCGGACTCCTTAGGAGGAATCAGGATGGCGGCTGGGAGGTGGAGGAGTGCGAGCGGGTCATGCTGAATGTGAAGTGCGAGGGTGAAGGTCGTCATGGGAGATTTGTTTCTCAGGATGAGTACTGCCGTTGGCGGGAGGGTGAACTGATTTCTGTTCAAAAGTCGCGTGAAACATTTAAAACGAGAAAAAATTTTTCGACCAAATTTCATGTAGCAACGGATGTTGCTAAAGGTGAGAAAACAGACGACGGCTGGGTACAAGGGTACCTGCACAAGGGTGAAGCATTTAATAGTAAGCATCATGAGTCCGTTTTTATCCCTCGTGGGCGCACGATTCCCATTGCCGATGGCGAATTAGACCGGCTTAAAGAGCTTTTAAGGCAGTATGCAGACCCGAAAATAAACCGTCATAAAAAGGATAGTAAGCATTCAGGTTATGAGCAATGGGCAGCGTGCCTTGAAATAATGGAACAGCCAGAAAACAAGAAAGTCCTCGAACTTCCGGTATATTACACCAACCAGCGTGATAAGAAAATTGATGTTGCTAGGTATCTGACCCCGGCCATGATCTCCAAGGAGGTATTTCAGACGGGAGTTGAGGAACTGCTTACCGAAAATGGGGGGTATCAGCCTTGTGATGATCGCGGTCGGCTGTGTCCTGCATGCAGTTTGTTCGGGATGACAGGCGACCGGTCGCTGGCATCGAGAGTGAGATTCTCCGATGGCGAGTGGCTTGATAATGGCTCACCCAATTATAGCCTGATGACACTCACGCTTCCCGAGCTTGGAGAGCCGAAGCCAGGCACAGTAGAGTTTTATACCTTTCCTGTAACTAAGCAGAGTTCTGAGGGGTATGGGTTCCCGATCTGGACTTACGATTACGTTACTCCAGGGATTCAATACCTTAAGAAAGGCCAGTTGAAAATCAGAGGACGCAAGTTTTATTGGCATCATGAACCATTCGGCAACCCCAATGGCGTCTCTACAAATCCTTATCCTGCGGATGATCAACTAAGCAGCATGAAGCAGCGTGTGCGGGCTGTCGACAAGGGTCAAGCTTTTACATGCCGCATCTATTTTGATGCGGTGACAGCAGAGGAGCTCAATCGCTTGCGCTGGGCGTTGACCTTTGAGAATGCCGACTGCGCTCACAAAATGGGGCGCGGAAAGCCGCTCGGCTTTGGCAGTGTACAGGTTGAGATGGAACGAATCATGGTTCGTCAACTGGACAGCAGCTCCGGCAGGCGCTCGGTGCAGGAGCTGGATCAGGGGATACTGGAAGGTGCTCGGCTCGGTGAAACTGCGGGGATGAAGCAACTAAAGAAGATTTTAAACTGGAGTAGGAAGCCAAGCCATGTTTCCTATCCGCTAGGTGATGATAACAAGGACAGCGGAACCAGCAACAGTACAGCCTCGCACCAGTGGTTTTCAGCAAACAAAAGCATAAAGCGAGGCTTTTTTGCAAAGGTCTTGCCGACCATAGATGAGGAGTTGGATAAGAATTCTCCGCATAAATGGTTGAACAAACTAACAAAGTCTGGGTCGAATAATAAAGGCCAGAATAAATATTCAAAGAATTATGGAAGGGACAACAGAAATAGCAAAACGAGGTAG